DNA sequence from the Lycium barbarum isolate Lr01 chromosome 5, ASM1917538v2, whole genome shotgun sequence genome:
aaaaaacaaaaaaaaataattatagcttTTAATTTCTTTAGTTGTCAAGCCCTCACTCCTTTTCTTCCTTCTACTACTTTCTGCTTTTGCGCTCATTGCTCTGAACATTTTCCGCTTTAACTTCTTTTGCTGCTGTAAACATCTTTCATCATGGAAATGGCCATGCCTGTCTCTGCCATTGGTTTTGAAGGTTTTGAAAAGAGGCTCGAAATCTCTTTCATCGAGCCTGGTCTGTTTGCTGATCCTAACGGAAAAGGACTTAGAGCTCTCTCGAAGGCACAATTGGATGAAATTCTTGGACCTGCTGAGTGCACCATTGTTGATTCCCTATCAAATGACGATGTTGATTCCTATGTCCTCTCTGAGTCGAGCCTCTTCGTTTATTCTTACAAGATAATCATCAAAACCTGTGGCACCACCAAGTTGCTTCTCGCTATTCCGCCTATTCTCAGGTTGGCTGAGACCTTGTCTCTCAAAGTGCAAGACGTGAGGTATACCCGTGGGAGCTTCATATTCCCAGGTGCTCAATCGTTTCCTCACCGTCACTTTTCTGAAGAAGTTGCTGTCCTCGATGGTTATTTCGGGAAGCTTGCTGCCGGTAGCAAGGCTGTGATTATGGGCAGTCCTGACAAAACACAGAAATGGCATGTTTACTCTGCCTCAGCTGGGCCTGTTCAGTCTAATGACCCTGTTTACACTCTTGAGATGTGCATGACTGGTTTGGACAGGGAGAAGGCATCTGTCTTCTACAAGACTGAAGGAAGCTCGGCTGCTCGCATGACTGTTAAATCTGGCATAAGGAAGATCCTCCCCAACTCTGAGATATGCGATTTTGAGTTTGAACCCTGTGGTTATTCCATGAATGCTATTGAAGGAGCTGCTGTTTCAACCATTCACATTACCCCAGAAGACGGCTTTAGCTATGCTAGCTTTGAATCAGTTGGATATGATCCCAAAACCATGAAGTTGGGTCCCTTGGTTGAGAGGGTGCTAGCCTGTTTCGATCCAGCTGAGTTCTCTATTGCTTTGCATGCTGATGTTGCTACCAAGTTACTGGAGCATGTTTGCTCTGATGTTGATGTTAAGGGCTACTCTCTTGCTGAGTGGAGTCCAGAAGAATTTGGCAAGGCCGGTTCCATTGTCTACCAAAAGTTCACTAGGACTCCTTACTGTGGATCCCCCACATCCGTTCTGAAGGGCTGCTGGAAAGAGAAACAGAAAGAAGAAAAGGAGTAGTGTTGTCCCGAGG
Encoded proteins:
- the LOC132641875 gene encoding S-adenosylmethionine decarboxylase proenzyme; amino-acid sequence: MESKGGKKKSSSSSLFYEAPLGYSIEDVRPNGGVKKFRSAAYSNCARKPSMAMPVSAIGFEGFEKRLEISFIEPGLFADPNGKGLRALSKAQLDEILGPAECTIVDSLSNDDVDSYVLSESSLFVYSYKIIIKTCGTTKLLLAIPPILRLAETLSLKVQDVRYTRGSFIFPGAQSFPHRHFSEEVAVLDGYFGKLAAGSKAVIMGSPDKTQKWHVYSASAGPVQSNDPVYTLEMCMTGLDREKASVFYKTEGSSAARMTVKSGIRKILPNSEICDFEFEPCGYSMNAIEGAAVSTIHITPEDGFSYASFESVGYDPKTMKLGPLVERVLACFDPAEFSIALHADVATKLLEHVCSDVDVKGYSLAEWSPEEFGKAGSIVYQKFTRTPYCGSPTSVLKGCWKEKQKEEKE